In the Fundulus heteroclitus isolate FHET01 chromosome 23, MU-UCD_Fhet_4.1, whole genome shotgun sequence genome, ATGTTTCTGAGATGGTGTCAGCAATGAAgcaaaaccagaaccaggcatATCTACTAGCTCACCATATCAACAAGGAGCGTATTCTCTGCCGCCGGGACTTCCCCATGGCAATCCCTGGCTGCACAGCAAAGACCATAGGGACTGGGGCCTTTACTGTGGGTCAGATCCGCGCTGGTTGCCCACCCAAGCAAGTAATCCTTAGCAAGACTGTTCCCTTTAAAGTGAGCCCCACCCAAGATTCAGCAATTCTTAGGGTCGTGACAGAACAAGGTGGCAATCAAGACAGTTCTAAGACTGAACAGAAAGCAGAATTAAAAGCAATCTCTGAGTCTGCCAAAGCAAACGCCTCTGACTCTGATTCAAAGCCACTAGAAGTACCGAAAAAAACGGATACATCATTGACACCTCAAGTTAGTGCAGATCAGAATATATCAAACTCTACAGAAGTAACGCAGTCTCAAAATCTCTCTGACGGTGTGAAGATGAAGACAGCAGCACCTCTTACTATAAACACAATACACAAAGCCTTACCTAAAATTTTGCCTGTGGACACAAGTGTCTCTGCCAAAATCTCCCCCACTAATATGTGCCAAGAAGCCACGACTGCCTCCAGTGAGACCATGAAGCCTTCAAGCTCCGCAGAACTTCTGCCAGTGGATGACCTGTTCTGCACATGCCCAGTACAACAGGAGCCTGCACCTCAACTAaggctaaaagacccacaggtTCAAAAGATAGTCGTGTTTCAGTCATCCTCTCCCACAGATGATGAGCGTCTTCGAGCCAAAGGCCTCCAACTGGcaaacagcaaagaaaacacAGCAAGAGCAGGACCAGATCCTAATTTGGCAAAACCAAGCCCTCAAATACAAACCAAGTTATCGCCTCATTTGCCTGTAAaggcagaaaggaaagaaaCATCTGAAAACAAGATTGAGGCTGCCGTCGGGAAATCCCGCACAGAGCCACAGGATCAGAAATGTGCCATAAAATCCTTACCTATTTTAGATGATCTCACGAGCCCAAGTCCCAATGTAGAAAAAGTCTCCACTCTTCCAGCTGGAGACTCAAAGAAGCAGGGCAGTGGTAAGAAGGCACAGCGCAATGCCCCATTCTTGAGCTTTAGAAACCTTCTTTCGGCAACATTTCCTGCAAGAATGAGAAGAGAGACAGATGAACGAAGAGCACAGCTGCAAAAAGTCAGGCAGTATGAGCTAGAGTTTTTAGAGGAACTGCTGAAGCCCAAGTCATCACAAGGAGAATTTATACCCCAAGGATCTTCTCCTGTGCCATCAGGCACTCCTTGTGCCTGCCAGCTCCGTACCAGCCCTGTCCTTAAAGCTCCAGGGATTTCCAGGGAGCAGCGACGCAGTTGTGACTGTAAACGAATGTGCAGGGGCATGAGACTTCCTGATACACCAGTTGGCAGTGCTACAGAGACAAAAAATCGAGGCAGAGAGAGAACTATCTCAAAGACCCCTCCAGCTGTTTCCAAAGCCCCTCATGCCCAAGGTGCCCCCAAGAGACCTCAAACTTTAGAGATCAAGACTACAAGAATACGATCTACCAGTCTTGAGTCAAGAGAGCCAAGAGGAGACCAGAGCTCTTGCGTGCCTACTTGTACTTCTCAAACTGACTGCATGGGAGCTCCACAATACAAAAAGCTTCAGAGACGATACAGTATTGGGGAGCTGGACAATAGTTCAAGCACACCGGTGTATGCTGAAGTGAAGCCAAAAGCCAAAAGTCTGGAGAAAGAAATGGAAAGAGTGAGAGCCACGGGGCTGAGGCTACCAATTCCTGTAGAGCCAGTTCACACGCAGTCTCACCAGGCAGAGGGGAAGGGGAAAAGGGGTGTTTTTTTCATTCAGGGAGAGGAACTGTTACGTGATACTAAAGAAGGGACTGGGGAGGTTTTGCTCACATTGCCCAGTGAAGACAGCGATGACAAAGACAAATGCTGCTCATTCTGTTTCTGTTATAGGAAGTGTGAAGCTGCAGATGAAAGCAGTGAGAAAGATGAACTTTCATACTCCATACCCCTACAGGTCCTTCCAGGCATGGACGTTGACTCGCGTACCTTTCCAGTTGTAAGTAAAACACTCCAGGTCCTAAATGCAGAGGACTGCAGtggggaagaagaggaggaagaggaagaggaaccaCAGACACAGGATATTGACCTTAGAACCTGTGGAACACTGGAGGGGAGCCTTGCCCGTGTACAGGCTCTACAGGGGAAAAGTTTCAGTTTACCTGATGGTTTTCTAAATGCCCAGCTAGATGCTAATGAGTTGTTAGCTATCCTACGACAGTGTGCCAACAGCCCACAGGCCGAAGGTGAAGCTCGTCTTCAGTCATCACGGATTGCAGAGTACAAACAGGAACTGGCGGTGCGATTCAAAGAGTTCAGGGCATCATGTCGGCGAGTGGCAAGTGTTGAAAAAAGCCCAACACGAATGCTAGCTGTCGTTTCAGATAGCTTCCAGGTGTTGTGTGAACTGACTCAGACCTTCATCAAACTTGTCAGAGGAGTCCGCTCGGAAGCCCAGAGGCTACAGCTGTTGAGGAAAGTCGAGGAGGTTGCTATCAACTACACTTTGCTTCTCCGTGCAGCGGAAGAGTCCATGGGGCACTCAAGTAGTTTGCCAACAAAGACAATGAGCCCTCAAATTTGCTCCAATACCAATAACATGAGCTCACTTACACGACCCATGAAAACTCTGCCTGCCCAGTAGGAACAAATCTGGCAGGAACGTGTGGATGGCTACTCTGTCCAAATTCATTCTTTATTTAGCGTTTACAATTTTTACTACATCAGCAATGAATCATCCTCAGTAACAATTGCAACTATTTCATCCCATGTTTACAGGCCCTGAGGTAGCCTTGTTTTGAAAAAATAGAGATATACCAAACCAATGCACAATGGAGTAAGAACTCTACAGCAGACTGGGTGACACAGGGCTAATCACCTCATATAAACATTCAcaatacagtatatatatatatatatatatacatatgaatTGTTctagtaaaatattttatatatctatatattatgtatattttaGTTGTGTCTATATAGCAAATAATATAAAGTTTGTgaagaaaataattataaatttatttaaatatactgaagtaatataaatataaaagtgATAATACACCAGAAGTAAATGTATGCAGTGGACAAAAATAATTCAGAGATCTTGTCACGTAGCGACTTCTGTAAACTGAATAGTCCAAAGGGTTGGCTGGTTAggttttgatgtgtttgtggAATTTGTCACCTGTTGTAATGCAAAATTGATCTCTGTTGGCTGTGCTGGCAATGTGTGACATACAAATGTGGGGCAAAATGTAAGGGAAAGAGTTGGAAACAGCAAAGCACTGAACAAGAAGTATAAAACAGGCTATACTGATGACCGGGGCCCCATTCTCTCATTACAAAAACGCAGGTATGGAACACACATGTTTAGAAGCAGACAATGTAGCAGAGACCCAAGTCACAGTTTTATCCACTGTACAGTTATGAGTGGCATCACCTCActcagctgtaaaaaaaaaaaaaaaaaaaaagagagctatATATAACCCGTAACACAAACTGTGTACTTACACCTTTATCAATTCATGACTCACTTGCATCTCACTGATTgtaaatcacagaaaaaaaaaaaatcttcactaGCGAGTGAGTAAGCCTGTGACTAGGATTTTGCACAACCTCAAAATGATTTCTGGAGTTAAAATGTATCCTTTAATGTTTACATAAGTGTTTTTGATTCATTCTGCTGCTGAAAACCTTACTTGAGTCAACATTGCAACAACAGTTCATCTCCTTAATGCTAATGCTGACCTGTTTCAAAATACTCTTTAatttgtattcttattttcaGATACGAAATAAGAAAATCTGCTTTCTATGTGCTGTTACACATTGTGCAATTTAGcaaatatttaaacacacaaagtagttttctatgtattttaataaaactaacacaccatttcctgtctgaaatctttatttgtgtcAGATCCTCTTGTTATTGCAGGAAATCTACCACCGATGCTTTATACCTGTGCTGGCCTATAATGTATAGTGGATAGACTGGTAAAAGAaagtgcaacaaaacaaaattattggTGACATTTTTAATCACACAAATGTATTCTCTTACACTGTATGACACTCGGCCGGAAGAAAATTGAGTCTAAGGATGACATTGTTGAAAGTAAATGAGCAATAATTAATACGAGTTAACAAGTCACTTTCACAATGTGCTTTTTTCATTGAAAACATCTAAATCTTTTTAAACTGTTGTCTACAAGCACTCTCTTTTAACAGTGTTTCCTCTGCTGCTAATGGTACATTACCAtaacatttttgtaatttttttcttttttttttttttttttttagcactgtacatttttttctcccttgcAAACTTCAGGGAAACATGTTGGAGCTGAAGGTGACGATAATGTGcagattttttaacttttttttttttttaaatgggaaaCACAGACAAAACTGAAAAAGGAACCATGTTCACAATTTTTAAATGGTATCCAGTATGGAAACGTATAATTTTACAAAGCAGATGTAAATTATATAGTCATATAACATCTGAGCGAATAAGACATCATTTTAAATCATTACTTGTGATATTAGGATTTATTTAAGCCCTTCACTATTTTGTAAATAGGATATGTCTGTGACGTAATTATTTATAGTGTTAATGTAACATAGAGACTAATagcaaaaacatatattttgaaGAATATCAGTATAAAGCATgggacatgtttatttttataaacagaAATATCAGACTATGTTTCTTCATCAGCCTGAGACCATTTCAGCATtacaagaaatattttctgtgattatcattgtttttgttgctttgctaAATGGGCTCCAGGTCAATTCATCTCTTCTCCAATTTGAACTCTTGATCTGTGCTTACAATGTGCATCAAATTATTTCTCTtggtaaattattattttaattctttatgGAAGTAAATAATGACAAATATGCCCCAATGCTACTTTAGAATTACATTTGCGATACAGTACCCTGTATGTTTTGTTTAGAAATTACCGTATTTCCATTTAATGTGATTGTGATCCCCGGTTGGACTGGTTGACTCTAAGGATCTTTAGTCAAAGCAAAATAACATTGATCAACCTTCTGTTAGTAGATGTTACTTTAGAAAGTCACATAACATTTCCTCATAGTAGATTGGCCGTTGATGAAAGAAAACTACTTATTACAATTATTTGATGCCAAAATTTCCCCAAGAAGAGTATGAATTAATGCAAGGCGGGTACATAACCTCCAGTGGCAGATTACAAAATGGCGAAGGGGTGAAATGACCAGCACTGTGCTGAGTTGATTAGTCTGTGTTTCATTCACATAATAATGGCCACCATGACTcggtcttttgtttgtttgttttttgttttgttttttgtgcatttattcaTTCCTGTCTTTATTCACTGTCGATGATCTTGTCGTCACTGTGGTCTTTTGTCTGTGTACAaagttatttcatgttttaagaGCAATAAAGAATATTATATAAACTCTTTCAAATAATTTGCAAATGCAGTTACATGAACTAAACTTAGTATAATGTGTAATTCCAGTTAGAGCAAACTTTAACTACTTTCTTTGCCTGGAAGACTAATTACAAGGAAGCCGCTCATTTCCCTCTGGCAAAAACTGATGCCGACGTAAGAGTTTAAAGTGATGTGAAACCACAAGCTATCAGCGGTAAGGTTTACACGTTTTGTTGTTTGTCTTATTAATTAGGatttcaaaaacagtttttgaatCAACAAACACCTAAATGAAGCATCTGTGCCAGAAAAAAACTATCCAGTATAAATGCTGTGAATTTCGTAAGACCATATGAGAAAGACTATCCAGTAACAGTAATCAAGGGTATTGATAGTTAACAGCTCTCAGCTTTTTAGATTAGATTGAAACTCATTCATAAATGTTTCCAGTGTTGTAGCTTTTAAGTGTAGTTATTCACAGAGGAAATGTTGATGCAACAAAAAGATGCACATGCACGCTTGAAATCAAAAgtgggatacaaaaataaagaataaatttgtaaaaagtCAACGTTTTCACAGTGGCAATCAGAGGTTTTCACAGTCATCACGGGCCAGGGTGTCAGTATTCATTTTGAGGGTTTTAACCAGGATTATACAACACACctgtgcagattctcagttatccgggtcatctcaacagcaaacatgcttaaatcggaggcaaccagactttcgctcatttctttctgaaaatgtttcatcacCTTTTCTGGTAGCAGTGCGAACCATTAGAACTAATTGTACAACACAGTTTATGTCATTTTTTATAGAGGTGTAGGATGCACAAGCTTAGATTTACTTAGATTTGCTTTCTGTAAtccacaaaatgtaaaaataatatagTAAGACATAGATTTATACATCTGTTGAATGTCGAATACTAGGTTGCATCCTGAACCATTCTTTTTTAAAGCCATGAGCAAGCGCCTGCCATTATCCTGACTGGATATTTGACCACTGTTCAGGGAAAGAAAAATTAGAATTCGTTTGAATTACTTGATTTCCTTAACTGGGACCAGATTTAAATTATCATTCACagattttaaatagttttaagatTGGAGCTTTGTGAAGTTTCACAACATTAGTTTAATGTTAGCCTGCTTTAATCATTCCAAAACCAGTATTGATGTAAACGGACTGAATTAGAGTTTTAACAGATGACCAACCaatcaaagcactttacaccaGAGCCACATTTCATCCATTCGACTcaaaactctgcacacattcatacaacAATGAAAGATGGGTGGGCAGcttgttaagtgccttgcccaaggtcACATTGACATCTGGCAGGAGGAAACTGGAACTGAACCCACAATTTTCAGATTGCAAAACATGTACCCTTCCAGATTAGCCACAGTTGCTCACAGTCATACGTGTCTGGAATCATTGAATACTGGAACACCCAATTATGAGAAAGTTTCCAGCAAGGATATGGCATTAAGGGCCATTTATGGTCCCTCTATATGCACATAAATAGAGGGCAGTTCTGAGTTAGCTTCTGAATTCAAAGGGAAATTACAAGCTCTACGATGCTGAGGAAAATATTAATAATCTACTATTATAATACTTATAACATATTTCtattgtcattttctttttttgttcttttggctATTGGTGTTTGAGCTGCACTGCACCACAATTGCCCTATGACTAATGGTGGTGGTATTGCTCCATTTGTTGCATTTGGGATGTATACGCTTCCTGATGATGATGGACTAAAATACACATGAAATATGTATGCATATGAATATTTAACAATAAGTTTAAAGGGGCCTTTAGTCTGTTATCCCATTACGATTTTGAATTGCACAAGTGCCACTGCCAGCAAAACAGCCAGCATTGTGCTACCACCACCGTGCTTTGAAGCAGGTAAAATGTCATTAGATTGGAAGAGCTCACCTTGACTCCtccaaatataatttttttttagttcagccAAATAGCTCTATTCTTGTGATTTTTGTCCATAAACTTTTCAGCCAAAGGCATTTTGTCGTCTATGTGGGCAACTGCAAACTTCAGTCAGGCTTGAAGGTGTAAATTGTACAGGAGGCGCTTCAGAGGACAAGACCACTGGTAACCAGCAGTTCACATATCAAAGCAGGCTTGAGCCTTGGTGGTTCTTGGGCATCCTtaccttcttttaaaaaatggctAAAGGGTGATACAATCATTAACTTTTAcctaattattattgtttaaactGATAATGTTGAAATCTGTAGTTACTTAAAAATGCCTCCTTTCTCAGTTTGAGTCAGTGTGCCTTTCTTTAATCCTTCCCAAGTTTCTCTAACTTGTCCTTTGTTTTAAGTGTTGATATGGTCAAAAGTCCTTTTTATGCCGGCAAAGAGAAACTATAATTTGCAGACAAGCATAATTTGTGATGGCAATGTAATAGGCTATGGtcttgtaaaaatgaaaatctaGGGCCATTTAGCAGCAGTAATTATAAATCTTAGGTGAATAAATGGACATATCTGACTTTGTAGGCACCATCCGAATCCACAATAAATTGAGACTATTTAcctaaatgctgtttttaaatctcattGAAGTTGTTTGTTGCATCATCATTTCTCCCTGGGCAAAATGGGGGATTTAATTTTAAGTGAAAGCTAAAATATTAATGTAACATTTATGCATTGTTGACAATGAGTTGATCTTTGACCTCTAACCCCTTATTGTGTTGCATCTTATCACTAAGAGGTTAATTGCAAGTGATATCAAAATATTTGTCATGAACAGAAAGAAACCAAGTGCTGCTTTTAAAAGAGTGTGCAAGGAATCTGTAAATGTAATAGTTTAATTTCTGTATTTAAGTTATAttacttcaaacattttatacaGCATTTCTGTGGTGACAATTTTATatgttgtttacattttgaGAAAGATTTTGACTGTTACAGTACCTCACGAGTATTAATGATCTACaaaatgtaatgtattttttgggAGGATATTATGTGGTAAACCCAATACCTCAAAAACAtagagcataattgtgaagtggaaggaaaagaaagcatgatttagtttttttgcttttctactAATAAAATGTTGGCTTactgcatttatttgtatttagtcTTCTTGAGTGTAACGGGTTGTAAAGCCACCTTTCACTGCTGTTACTGCTGTTACCGCTGCAAGTTTTTGGGGGGTATCACGGTAGGATCTTTGCATTTCCACAgaattacttttttgttttgtttttttaaaaatggagaACATTTTAGACAGCAGTGATCAGTCTTGCCACATATTTTTAACTGGATTCAAGACCAGGATTCTAACACGAGTATACTCTGATCCAAACCCTTTCATGGTAGTTCTGGCTGTGTATTTTAGGGTTGTTGCAACAAACCCCGAACAAACCAATAAATTCTCAACTATTTCCTGGCCTCTTTTCtttcagttacatttacctCCACCAATTTTCCTATTATCACCTACTAGCTTCCCTGGCCCTTGTGAAAAGCCTTCAAACACCATTTTGCTGCTACCATTTTGTTTCAAAGTGGGAATGATGCATTCAGGGCGATGTACAGTGTTATTCTTTAGCCACAGGGTGTTCTGCATCTAGgccaaaatgttacattttgatctctgaccagagcaacttcttccacgtgtttgctgtgtcccctatgtggcttgtggcaaacagtAAACAGGAatccttctgtgttttttttttttttccagcaatggctttttttctttcccctcatACATAAAGCCCAAATATATGGAGTGCAAACCTACAGATTCTCCTGTAAACAGGAACTCaactgtgaatctctgcagctcctccagaattgCCATGGGCCTCTTGGATGAGATGAGGTGGACAAAATGTTAGTTTAGATGGGCTGcaatgtcttggtaggtttgcaacTGTGCCACACTTATTCAGTTTTGAAATGATGGGCTAAACAGTTCATAGGAAGaagtttgaagagtttcagaTCTGAGGCCTGCTTAAACTTTTCCGGTGACCTGTCGGTATGTTcgtttggtcttcatgatgcagttCATCCACCAATATTCTTTAGCAAACCTAAGCCCTTCACAAACCAGCTGTGTTTATGCTGAGATAAAAGCACACACACGTTACTAGGTGACTTCCGAGGAGAAATGATAGCCTTGCATTTCATCTAGTATTATGAGACGGAAAGGGGAGGAGCTGTGCACCCACCTCTTTTCCGTGTgttctttccttccacttcacagttgtgTAGGCCTACTGCTTTGTGTCGCTATTTCATACAAAAtccccaataaaacacattcaaattGGTGGTGGGGATATTAAGACATTATGAGACCATTATgagatttcttattttattttgttgttgttgttgtttttagctcTACGGGCATAAACTTGATAAATAAATTTACAGCCATCCCCCTAAAAGCTCATAGAGCTGTAGATATGGAAACATCAAGCTAGTCCCAGATTCCTAAACCATATTTAGAAGCAGAAGCAAAAAGTTGTGTAGTTACATGTCAGCCAGTTAAAAGAAACAATCTTGACAGAGAGACGTAATATGTGCACCTATTAAAACGAGTAGGACCTTCGGCAAATTTTAACTATTGTATAGAAATTTTGTGGGTGTTAAAATGTAGGGCATACTGCATGTTATTTTGCAAAActatataataaataatgttGCCTCAAAACAGCCGCATATTGGTACGATTTGTGATGTCTTTTGTAGTTTCCCCTCAGTAAAAAGTAGACAGTTTTTAATTACCTAACTCACGCACAATCctgattttcttcttctttagctTTTAACATCAGCTTGCATCCATCATTGCTATACACTACTGACATCGCTTGGATTTTACTCCCCGTTATTTCTTTCCTCAAATTCTCTTAATGAGTCCAAAAAACGAAATGTCTTTCCTTTCCCTCCATCACTGTTCAACTGAGCAACCACATTTTCAAATTTCAGCTCTCTGTTGCAACCTATTTCCACACTCAATAATCTTATTTGACTCTCATATTCCTTgcaatgaataaaaacatgtcCCATCGTTTTTATAGTATTACACCAATTACATAAACCAGTAAGATGTTCCCCCATCTTAAAGAGAGTGCCATTCAAAAAACTATGACCAGCTCTTATTCTATTTATAATAACCTCCTCCCTGCTGTTTAATCCTCTAATTCTTGTAACATCAACTGTATTATGAATCCTATATAAATGTCTCCCTTTTATCTTAGTATCCCACCTCATTTTCCATAACTTTTTACTCTCTTTCCAAACTATACTTTTACCTTCagatttagacaactttattggcATATCAATATCAATATCATTATCTACAGCCTGTTTAGCCAACTTATCTGCTGTTTTGTAACCCAAAATACTTATGTGAGCAAGAGTCcatattatatttttgttttgttcacttAATCTATGATGAACAAAAATGatctcaaacaaaatgttttggtgagtccttgtgcttcccttatCAATGCTTAATAATGAATCACTACAAACTAATATTTGACTTATTCTGATCCTCTAACCAATCTAAAACCAATACTATAGCTATACTATATGATCATACTGCATATATACTCAAAAAATGAGATGTACTTTTTGAAATCTATAATTTAGGAATCACAACAGGTACAGTAGTTGCTTCAGTTTTGGATCTTTCGAACCATCtgtataaatttgtaaataaccCTTATACTTATCCTCTGCTTGATTATAACAATCTTGGCACATAGGCTGTAATGAAGAGATCTTCATTACTGGGACTATTTTACATATATAGTACTGTATGGCACTTAAAAGGTATTTCTGCACTGTATTAACAAACACTTTATTTAGCATTCGCACTTTAAGCAGAGATTTGCACAGCAATAAGTTTGCACACAAgaagttttaattatatttattgagcattttggCGATTGGTATGTGGCCTTTGTTTTGggctctgcacagctgctcctcattgaGTGAGGTTGGTTGCTGGTGCCTGTGGAGGAGCATAATGATTACCACAGAGCAATGAGCTAATGGTGAGGAAAAACTAAGCAAATGTGTGCATACTCTGTTGAGTGAGGAGTGCTGTGGTAAAGTGACTCACCTATCTTTTCTgtgtcctctccagggtgtttggACAAATTCTACCCCGGGGTCCAGACGCCATATATAGCTTTGGGAGAGGCCATTGAGGAGACTAGGGGGGGATTGTTGGGTTTATTTGTGGTGTTTATTTAAGGTGTaatgataaaatggaaaaatatttataaaagtaAATAGAAGTAtggtatttaataaaatgtattttatgtaaattggTGGAGATTGATTAAGAGATTCCCCTGTCAATTTAATATGGTTTGGTCCGTCACAGCTGGGACTATTTAAGACTGCAGTGTCAGCTGTGAAGGACAGTGTTGTGTGGATGCTGAGTGGAAAAATAAACTGCTGCTGTTCTCCACCTGACTCTGGTTCAAGACTCTGTCTCACTGAACAAAAACCCAACCGCTCAAGGTCGTCCATGTGACAAgtggtgtcaggagtgggatgTTCATGCCAGAGAAGATGATGaccagaggaggaaaaaagcCAGCCCAAGAGGGAGAGCCTGAGGAAGGAGCTGGAGCTTCTTCTGAAATGGAGACAATGGCAACAACCAACCCTGAAGATAAGTTGGAGGAACTGGCGGTGATGGTGAAATCTATGATGCGGTCTCAAGTGGCTAGAGACCTGAAGATTGATAAAGATTTTTCCCGCCAGGAGCAGAGGTGGAAAAGCATACAGCATCAATTCCAACAAATGCAGCTTCAAGTGCATGCTGTACTTGGAAAATCTGATGTATCAGAAGCACATCTTCAACCCACGACATCTGAAGCACCTACAGAAGAATCAGATGGTGGTGATGTCCAGCTGGCTCGTGGTTCCAGGACCATAATTGAACCAAAGTTTCTTCCCTTATCCACGGATGATGACATTGAGCATTTCCTGACGACGTTCGAGAGGATGGCCCAGGTGTGTCGCTGGGCTAGAGATGAGTGGGCGGTTCGTCTGGTCCCTTTGTTGACCGGTAAGGCCCGCACAGCCTATGTTCTAATGGATATGGCTGACTCTGAGGACTatgaaaaagtgaaagaggcaATTCTGGCAAAATATGAAATCACTGCTGATACGTATCGACGCCGCTTCAGATGCCTGAAGATTGAAGCAGGTGAGACGCCACGTGAACTTTATGTGCGATTAAAAGACTTGTTTTCAAGATGGATTAAACCTGATAAATGTACTGTGCAAGAAATATCCGAGCAGATAATTCTGGAGCAGTTTTTAAGAATGGTTAATCCAGAGTTGGAGATCTGGATCCGTGAGCGCGACCCGAAGACGGCAAAAGAAGCAGCTACTCTTGCAGAGGTCTTCACGTCAGCCAGGAAGGGAGCAAGAGCACCTATTTTGGCCGAGAGACTCACTATGCCCCATCAAGTAAGTCCACTGGGGGTGAACAGGGCTCTGGTCAAAGTCAGGctagaaatttttctagttcaaAGCAGCTCCCTTCTCAAAGACCTCCTAATGTAAAAAAGTCATTTCACAAGTCTTCTGCGCAAGATATTAGATGTTACAATTGTAATGGCTTTGGCCATACGCAACATTTTTGCCCCGCCCTTAAATCAAAGCCATCACTTTTGTGTTCAGTGCCAAGACCAGCTATTGAGGCTGTGCAAAAGAAGGTTTGTACAGTTTCTGTTCTAGTGAATGGGCAAAAAGAAGAAGCTTTGCTTGATTCTGGGTGCTTCCAGTCTCTAGTGCATGCTAGCTTAATCTCTGAAGAAAAGCTAAGTGGGGTGGGGGTTAAGATAAAATGTGTACATGGAGATGAACATGTCTACCCTAGTGCTGAGGTGTATTTGACAGTGGGAGGTCAAACATACTTGGTACATGTAGCTGTAGTTCCCTCTTTGCCGTACTCCGTTATACTTGGTAATGATATCCCCACTCTTTTTGACCTTATTCACCAGTCAGAATATGAACCCAAAGGGCTTACCAACAGAGAGGCCCAGGATTTATGCCCAAAATCTGATATACCAGTAGAATCACTGAAACCTTGT is a window encoding:
- the frmpd3 gene encoding FERM and PDZ domain-containing protein 3 isoform X4 translates to MCLWEFPAEGKTFLPPVSIQRSTDMLEESQDGMDSGTLSPPSVRQVIIKRHPTQGFGFIAGSQRPVIVRSVSDDGPSFGKLLPGDQILAINEETVSDVPRERVIDLVRRCKDTIALTVLQPHQSPKSAFISAAKKARLRTNPPKVRFSEQVSISDPDSTMLKDDSLLLIPNVLKVFLENGQIKSFTFDSRTTVRDVISSLQDRLSLRYIEHFALVLEAGGLDQNQKLHLLQENQPLTHVVHRTYFQGMKCLFRVCFFPKDPADLLRRDPAAFEYLYIQSRNDVIKERFSLDWKSDVMLRLAALHIYITVSSARPNQKISLKHVEKEWGLEPFLPLTLLPTVKEKNVCKSLSQLLKTYQHPPPSGNKVPPLQGKLQYMRILNELPPFGGILFHTVGLDEKQSATTLLVGPRHGISHVIDLKNNLTTVLAEFSRISKIQLYRESQGVARVEVSIHEAKPLVLLMEWPDASNFACLISGYYKLFVDPKRTIYVRNFGQSQLTKPGLIVLAAITPESSLDSGHETNSSELTDVSEMVSAMKQNQNQAYLLAHHINKERILCRRDFPMAIPGCTAKTIGTGAFTVGQIRAGCPPKQVILSKTVPFKVSPTQDSAILRVVTEQGGNQDSSKTEQKAELKAISESAKANASDSDSKPLEVPKKTDTSLTPQVSADQNISNSTEVTQSQNLSDGVKMKTAAPLTINTIHKALPKILPVDTSVSAKISPTNMCQEATTASSETMKPSSSAELLPVDDLFCTCPVQQEPAPQLRLKDPQVQKIVVFQSSSPTDDERLRAKGLQLANSKENTARAGPDPNLAKPSPQIQTKLSPHLPVKAERKETSENKIEAAVGKSRTEPQDQKCAIKSLPILDDLTSPSPNVEKVSTLPAGDSKKQGSGKKAQRNAPFLSFRNLLSATFPARMRRETDERRAQLQKVRQYELEFLEELLKPKSSQGEFIPQGSSPVPSGTPCACQLRTSPVLKAPGISREQRRSCDCKRMCRGMRLPDTPVGSATETKNRGRERTISKTPPAVSKAPHAQGAPKRPQTLEIKTTRIRSTSLESREPRGDQSSCVPTCTSQTDCMGAPQYKKLQRRYSIGELDNSSSTPVYAEVKPKAKSLEKEMERVRATGLRLPIPVEPVHTQSHQAEGKGKRGVFFIQGEELLRDTKEGTGEVLLTLPSEDSDDKDKCCSFCFCYRKCEAADESSEKDELSYSIPLQVLPGMDVDSRTFPVVSKTLQVLNAEDCSGEEEEEEEEEPQTQDIDLRTCGTLEGSLARVQALQGKSFSLPDGFLNAQLDANELLAILRQCANSPQAEGEARLQSSRIAEYKQELAVRFKEFRASCRRVASVEKSPTRMLAVVSDSFQVLCELTQTFIKLVRGVRSEAQRLQLLRKVEEVAINYTLLLRAAEESMGHSSSLPTKTMSPQICSNTNNMSSLTRPMKTLPAQ